The window CACCGCCGAAATCCATTTGCCCAATATAGCGCTGATGGCCGAACATCTCGTGCTGATAGAGAATCTTCTCGACAATTTGCTGCGGGCTGCCTACATTCATAATATTCTCAGGGTCGCCGCCGTGCTGAAACCCGACCCATGGGAATCCGCGCCCATTCGTCAGCTTCATTCCCTCGTTAATGTAAGGATGATACTCCCGGAGCGCCTCTTGAGTCGTCTCGGCTGGAAAGAGGAATCCTGCGGTCGCGACTGGAAGTTCGTTTATGTTAAAACCGCTTCGCTCGGCCGACGCCCGGTAGGCATCAACCGAATACTTAAAGGTCGTCGCCGCTCCGCCAAGCATGGCGAGCATCATCGGGACACCAGCCCGACCAGCTTTCACCGCACTCTCCGGGCCGCCTCCCACTGCACGCCAAATAGGCAAGCTTCCGTCTGCAGGGCGAGGGATAACCTGCGCATTTCGGAGTGGCGCGCGGAACTTGCCGCTCCAGTTAACCGTTTCGTTCTCATTAATCTGCAGCAGCAGGTCGAATTTTTCCTCATATAGCTCTTCATAATCTCTTATGTTATACCCTAGAAGTTCAAACAGGCCGACCCTGGACGCACGCCCAGCAATGATTTCTGCCCGTCCATTTGAGATAAGGTCGATTGTGGCAAAATCTTCATACACTCGCACCGGGTCAAGTGTGCTGACAATTGTTGATGAGCTGCCAATCTTTATTTTGCTCGTTGCCTGGGCAATCGCCGACAGCACAACCGTGTGCGCCTGCGTCGCGAAATACTCCTGGTGGCTTTCACCGACACTGAAAAAGTCCAGCCCCGCCTGCTCGGCAAGCTTCGCCAGCTCAATCAGCTCCTGTATCCGCTGCTGGGCAGAAATCCGCTTCCCGGAATGCGGGTTGGGAATATGGTCGCCAAGCGTATACAGCCCAAATTCGAGCCCCTTGCTTGGATCAATTCGATATTTCTCCATCAGGCTAGCCTTCTTTCGTTAATTTTATCAAAAGGATACTACAGGAGTTGCATTTTCCAAAATGAACTGCCTGATTGGAATTTTCATTAATTCCCAATTCCTCAAAAGTGGATTATACTTCCAAATGACTAGTGTTTTTCCAAATCAAATAGATTAATATAGTAGTAGAACGTATTAGCGGAATTGAAAGGAGAGCAAAATGTCTAGGAAAGCCATTGCATCATTGTTAAGCGCTGCCATCGTTTTTTCATCGGTGGGAGAAGTTGTTTTTGCAGAAGAACGCGGAGTTAAAAGCCAGGAATCAACAAAAGGAACAGAGTTAGGGCAAGATTCCAGTAAGGGCGGTTCGGAGCTGCAATCCGAGGAAACAGGGACTCCTGCTGGGTCCGCTCCATCCGAAATATCTGCTGAAACTCCGGGGGAACCGATAGTTAGCTCTGGTGAGGAGAACGGGGAAACAGCCGAGGTTCAGGATGAGGAAGCCAAAGCCGACGAGCCTGCTGATAGTACTGAAAATCAAACCGGCACATCTGCTGCCAGCACTGAAAATCAAACCGGTACACCAGCTGAAAGCACTGAGCAGCCGGTGACTAGCTCTGATGAGGAGACCAAGGAAGCAGTCGAGGTTCAGGATGAGGAAGCCAAAACCGAAGAGCCTGCTGCCGGCACTGAGAAACCGGTGAATAGCGGCAAAGCTGAACCAGTTCAAAGTGATAAAGTCGAAACTAAGAGTACTGTTGAGACGCAGTCCGATGAGGGTACCATTCTTACAGTTGGAAATACAACCTATTACCTTAATGAGAACAAAGAGATTTTAAAAGCGGAAGTCCACTCAAACGGGCAGCTAGTGAAAATACAAGAATACTATCCAAATAGTACAGTCGAAACCGCAGAAAGCTCGATTCAATACATATTCTATGTTAATCAAGATGGTTACATAACAAAGCGGGAGCAGTTGGAAAAGGATACTCAAAAAATTCAAACCTATTATACATATTATTCGGGGGCTAAATACGGCTCTCATGATAATAAAGTTCAGTATAAACTGATTCTGAATTCCTCAGGATATGTCGCCAGGACCACAAGACATCAAGTGGATACCCAAAAAATCCTTACCTACTATACATATTATCCAGGCACGAAGTACGGAACGCATGGAAAAAGAATTCAGTACAAACTAACTCAGAATTCGTCGGGTTATTTAACGAGTGCAACAAGGCATGAAGCGGACACCCAAAAGATCTTGACCCGGTATACATATTACTCGGGGACGAAGTATGGAACGCAGGGGAGAAGAATTCAGTACAAACTTACTCAGAATTCGTCTGGTTATATAACTAGTGCGACAAGGCATGAACTGGACACCCAAAAAATCTTGACCCGGTATACATACTATTCGGGGACGAAGTACGGTACCCATGGAAAAAGGATTCAGTACAAACTAACTCAGAATTCATCAGGATATTTAACGAAAGCATCCAGGCATGAAGTGAATACCCAAAGAATCCTTAACTGGTATGAATATTATCCGTCCACAAAGTATGGAACTCATGGGAAAAGAATCAAGAACGTTTTTACAATCGGAACGACAGGCTATCTTACTTCATCGGTTAGTAGGGAAGCAGGGACCCAGCGGC is drawn from Bacillus sp. FJAT-18017 and contains these coding sequences:
- a CDS encoding LLM class flavin-dependent oxidoreductase, with translation MEKYRIDPSKGLEFGLYTLGDHIPNPHSGKRISAQQRIQELIELAKLAEQAGLDFFSVGESHQEYFATQAHTVVLSAIAQATSKIKIGSSSTIVSTLDPVRVYEDFATIDLISNGRAEIIAGRASRVGLFELLGYNIRDYEELYEEKFDLLLQINENETVNWSGKFRAPLRNAQVIPRPADGSLPIWRAVGGGPESAVKAGRAGVPMMLAMLGGAATTFKYSVDAYRASAERSGFNINELPVATAGFLFPAETTQEALREYHPYINEGMKLTNGRGFPWVGFQHGGDPENIMNVGSPQQIVEKILYQHEMFGHQRYIGQMDFGGVPFETLKKKIELIGTKILPDVKKYTSAK
- a CDS encoding C39 family peptidase, whose translation is MSRKAIASLLSAAIVFSSVGEVVFAEERGVKSQESTKGTELGQDSSKGGSELQSEETGTPAGSAPSEISAETPGEPIVSSGEENGETAEVQDEEAKADEPADSTENQTGTSAASTENQTGTPAESTEQPVTSSDEETKEAVEVQDEEAKTEEPAAGTEKPVNSGKAEPVQSDKVETKSTVETQSDEGTILTVGNTTYYLNENKEILKAEVHSNGQLVKIQEYYPNSTVETAESSIQYIFYVNQDGYITKREQLEKDTQKIQTYYTYYSGAKYGSHDNKVQYKLILNSSGYVARTTRHQVDTQKILTYYTYYPGTKYGTHGKRIQYKLTQNSSGYLTSATRHEADTQKILTRYTYYSGTKYGTQGRRIQYKLTQNSSGYITSATRHELDTQKILTRYTYYSGTKYGTHGKRIQYKLTQNSSGYLTKASRHEVNTQRILNWYEYYPSTKYGTHGKRIKNVFTIGTTGYLTSSVSREAGTQRLLATYGYLPKTKYGSHAARVSSLKLNVPLVKQLPELPTGCEITAVTMMLLYKGANVNKVSLAREMPRHSWDPNQGYVGDPFTKGGWTIYPSALMSLVKKYAGTSVNLTGTSNATLESYLSKNKPVVVWASPMHGFSVHAITLTGFDGSNYYYNDPWTGEKNVKMSKTSFNKIWANQNKRAISY